DNA sequence from the Acidothermus cellulolyticus 11B genome:
TCCGGCGTATCGGCCAGACGCGTTCGGCGAAGAGTTCAACGGGCCAGTCGTAAGCCTGGGCCTGAACGTCTTGCGGAAGTGCGAGCGTCACCGCGCCGGTTTCCGCCGGATCGGTGAGCACCTGCATCGCGGCGAGCAGGCTGCGGGGAAGCTGCTCCGGACGCCAGATGCGATCGAAGTACCGCGAGACGGGTCGCAGCGTGTCGTTGACGGAGACGTCAAAACCCCAGCGGGTTTCCAGCTGCTGAAGAACCGGATCAGCGACCCTGGTGGCAAAAATGTCTCCGGGCAACAGCAGCACCGGAAGCCGATTGATCGTGGCGAGTGCCGCCCCGGTCACAAGGTTGGTCGCACCCGGTCCAATCGACGTCGTGCAGGCCAAGGTGGAGAGACGATTCGTCATCCGCGCATATTCGGCGGCGATGTGCACCATCGCCTGCTCATTGCGTGCCTGGTAATACGGGAACAGGCCCGGGTTCGCGATTTCTTCCTCAAGCAGCGCTTCACCGATTCCGGCAACGTTGCCGTGACCGAAAATGCCGAAACACCCGGCAATGAGTCGCTGGCGGGAACCGTCGCGTTCGCTGTACTGGGCGCGCAGAAACCGGATGAGTGCTTGGGCGACGGTGAGCCGAACGGTCTTAGCCATTCTCCCTCCTTGACCTGCCGGAGGCCGGCGGATCCGGGACTCGACTCGACGAGCCGGAGCCGACGGCCGGCACGAGCGGAACCCGCGGATCCGGGGCGATCTGCTGCCAGGTGTCCATGACCCACCGATGGGCGGGATCGAAACTGACCCGCCAGGCGCGCTCCCCCGGACCGGCCATCACGTTCAGGTAGTAGAGGTCGTAACCGGGAGCCGCCATGCTCGGGCCGTGGTAGCCGTAGGGCACTAGGACCACATCGCCGGTGCGCACCTCCGCGCACACGTCGATAATCCGATCCGGTCGCGAACGGTAAACCCGGTGGTATGCGGGTCCGTCACGCGCGACTTCGAAGTAGTAAATTTCTTCCAATTCGCATTCATCGCTCGTCGTTTCGTCATGCTTGTGCGGCGGGTACGACGACCAGTTGCCTTCGGGGGTCAGTACCTCGACGACGAGGAGCCGAGCGGCGTCGAATACCCCCGGCATGCAGTAGGCGTTCACCTGCCGTGTCATCGCACCGGCTCCGCGAACTTCCACCGCAACGAGGCTGGCCGCGCCGTACCGTGCCGGGAGCACGGCGTCAGTCCTCGCGGTCGCGACGGCGATGCGCCCACCCTCGGGTGCGGTGAGCGTCACGCGGCTTCCCGACGGCAGGTAGGCAAAATCCGTGATGGCACTGAAGACGTCCCGTCGGCCGGTGAGTTCGAAAGTCGTTGCCGCACCTCCGTCGGTTGCAGTCTCGACGCGGACAGTCGCCCCACCGGCGAGCGGGAGTACGAGCCCTTCCATCCCGGGCAACTCAGTCATGAATTCGGCGCCTGCTGCGAGGGAAACGACGCGGAGACCCGAATATCGCCATCCCGCGCTCTCGGGGGTGACCGCCACGTCGATCACACCCTGCCGCCGTCCACGAACGATCCACGGCTGGTCCGTCACCACTGTTCCGCCCTTCGTCCGGTCGTCACAGCAAGCTCACCGCAGTGTCGACCGCAGCCGCAACATCGTCGTCCGGCGGGTAGAGCAGCGCCCGGCCGATGACGAGCCCGCGGACGGTCGGCAACGCCAACGCCTTCGCCCATCGGGTGAACATCGCGTCGTGGTCGTCGGAGACCTCACCGCCCAGAATCAGGGTCGGCAACGTCGTGGCGGCCAACACCCGCTCAAGGTCGGGAACAATCGGAATCTTTAGCCAGGTGTAGGCCGAGGTCACGCCAAGGCCGGAGGCGATGGCCACCGCACGCACCATCGCGTCGGGCGTGAGTTCATTG
Encoded proteins:
- the iolB gene encoding 5-deoxy-glucuronate isomerase, coding for MVTDQPWIVRGRRQGVIDVAVTPESAGWRYSGLRVVSLAAGAEFMTELPGMEGLVLPLAGGATVRVETATDGGAATTFELTGRRDVFSAITDFAYLPSGSRVTLTAPEGGRIAVATARTDAVLPARYGAASLVAVEVRGAGAMTRQVNAYCMPGVFDAARLLVVEVLTPEGNWSSYPPHKHDETTSDECELEEIYYFEVARDGPAYHRVYRSRPDRIIDVCAEVRTGDVVLVPYGYHGPSMAAPGYDLYYLNVMAGPGERAWRVSFDPAHRWVMDTWQQIAPDPRVPLVPAVGSGSSSRVPDPPASGRSRRENG